A portion of the Vibrio coralliirubri genome contains these proteins:
- the ubiD gene encoding 4-hydroxy-3-polyprenylbenzoate decarboxylase, whose product MSFKDLRDFIDHLESIGQLKRISHPVDPDYEMTEISDRTLRAGGPALLFENPVGYDMPVLTNLFGTPNRVAIGMGRQEVKELREVGKLLAYLKEPEPPKGFKDALDKLPVFKQVLNMPAKRLRKAACQQVVWQGDDVDLDKIPVMSCWADDVAPLLTWGLTVTRGPNKKRQNLGIYRQQKIGKNKIIMRWLAHRGGALDLRDWMEANPEKPFPVSVAFGADPATILGAVTPVPDTLSEYAFAGLLRGSKTEVVKSISNDLEVPASAEIVMEGYIDPNEFADEGPYGDHTGYYNEKEKHHVFTITHVTMRENPIYHSTYTGRPPDEPAVLGVALNEVFVPILQKQFPEIEDFYLPPEGCSYRMAVVTMKKQYPGHAKRVMMGVWSFLRQFMYTKFVLVCDEDVNARDWSQVTAAMCEHMDPSRDSLMIENTPIDSLDFASPVVGLGSKMGLDITKKWDAELALSPDAQAAPVNSEHIEGSLAELTKVHPEIIDIHLQNDNASMVVVSIDKQAAGNGKKIMEAVWSQFDENKFVIVCDGDVNVSDWNDIIWAVTTRMDPARDTLFLQNETGHSKMGLDATNKWEGECLREWGVPITKDPDVVKKIDSIWEQLGIS is encoded by the coding sequence ATGAGTTTTAAAGATTTACGTGATTTTATCGACCATCTTGAAAGTATTGGTCAGTTGAAACGCATTTCTCACCCAGTCGATCCAGACTACGAAATGACCGAGATTAGCGACCGTACTCTACGTGCTGGTGGCCCGGCTCTTTTGTTTGAAAATCCAGTAGGCTATGACATGCCTGTTTTGACCAACCTATTTGGTACACCCAACCGTGTTGCTATTGGTATGGGGCGTCAAGAAGTCAAAGAACTGCGTGAAGTGGGCAAGTTGCTTGCTTACCTAAAAGAACCTGAGCCACCAAAAGGCTTTAAAGACGCTCTTGATAAACTGCCTGTATTTAAGCAAGTCTTGAACATGCCGGCTAAACGCCTTCGCAAAGCGGCTTGCCAACAAGTGGTATGGCAAGGCGATGACGTCGACCTAGATAAAATACCTGTGATGAGCTGTTGGGCTGACGATGTCGCACCATTGCTAACATGGGGTTTAACGGTTACTCGTGGTCCAAACAAGAAACGCCAAAACTTAGGCATCTATCGTCAACAGAAGATCGGCAAGAATAAAATCATCATGCGTTGGTTAGCCCACCGTGGTGGAGCGCTGGATCTGCGTGATTGGATGGAAGCCAACCCAGAGAAGCCATTCCCAGTATCGGTAGCGTTTGGTGCTGACCCTGCCACCATTCTTGGAGCAGTTACGCCAGTGCCGGATACTTTATCGGAGTACGCGTTTGCAGGCTTATTACGTGGTAGTAAAACTGAGGTCGTTAAATCAATCAGCAACGACTTAGAAGTTCCTGCAAGTGCAGAAATCGTGATGGAAGGTTACATTGACCCGAATGAATTCGCGGATGAAGGGCCTTACGGAGATCATACTGGTTACTACAACGAGAAAGAAAAGCACCATGTGTTTACTATTACTCATGTAACCATGCGCGAGAACCCTATCTATCACAGCACCTATACTGGCCGTCCACCTGATGAGCCAGCGGTATTGGGTGTTGCGCTCAATGAAGTGTTTGTGCCTATTCTTCAAAAGCAGTTCCCAGAGATTGAAGATTTCTATCTACCGCCTGAAGGTTGTTCGTACCGAATGGCAGTAGTGACCATGAAGAAGCAATACCCAGGTCACGCTAAGCGAGTGATGATGGGTGTATGGTCTTTCTTACGCCAATTCATGTACACCAAATTTGTATTGGTGTGCGATGAAGATGTGAATGCACGTGATTGGTCTCAAGTAACCGCAGCGATGTGCGAACATATGGATCCGTCACGCGATAGCTTGATGATAGAGAACACGCCGATCGATTCATTGGATTTTGCTTCACCCGTGGTTGGGTTAGGCTCTAAGATGGGTCTAGATATCACTAAGAAGTGGGACGCAGAGTTAGCGTTATCGCCAGATGCCCAAGCAGCACCTGTAAATAGTGAACATATAGAGGGTAGCTTGGCTGAGTTAACCAAGGTTCATCCTGAAATTATTGATATTCACCTGCAAAACGACAATGCCAGCATGGTTGTGGTGTCTATTGATAAGCAAGCAGCCGGTAATGGTAAGAAAATCATGGAAGCGGTTTGGTCTCAATTTGATGAGAACAAGTTTGTTATCGTGTGTGACGGTGATGTCAATGTGAGTGATTGGAATGACATCATTTGGGCGGTAACGACCAGAATGGATCCGGCGAGAGATACGTTATTCCTACAGAATGAAACTGGACACTCAAAAATGGGCCTCGATGCGACCAATAAGTGGGAAGGTGAATGCTTGCGTGAGTGGGGTGTACCAATCACAAAAGATCCTGATGTCGTGAAAAAGATTGATAGCATCTGGGAACAGCTAGGAATTTCATGA
- a CDS encoding 2Fe-2S iron-sulfur cluster-binding protein encodes MSYQVVLYPENISFTVEKGQTVLDAALNSDIYFPNRCQVGACAMCMCKKLEGQVSYHLEPMLTEKEQQQGWIFACQAFAESNLVLTFAD; translated from the coding sequence ATGAGCTACCAAGTAGTCTTATACCCAGAAAACATCAGTTTCACAGTAGAAAAAGGGCAAACGGTCTTGGATGCTGCGCTCAACAGCGATATCTATTTCCCAAACCGTTGCCAAGTTGGCGCATGCGCAATGTGTATGTGCAAAAAATTAGAAGGGCAAGTGAGTTACCACCTTGAACCCATGCTCACAGAGAAAGAGCAGCAACAAGGCTGGATTTTTGCTTGCCAAGCATTTGCAGAAAGTAATTTAGTTCTAACCTTTGCCGATTAA